Genomic window (Candidatus Binatus sp.):
GACGAAGGGAAAATTCACATGGCCAAAACTGCACTTGCTTGCACGATACTTCCCGACAGCCCGCCGGCTCGCCTGATCGAATGGTCGCGCGCGGCGGAGGACGCGGGCTTTGCGGGGGTCTTCATGACCGAGGCGAACAACGACTCGATTGCATGCTCGCTCGCGCTCGGACTTCACACCAAGCGAATCAAACTCGGCACTGCGATCACGAACATCTATCTGCGCCATCCGAATCTGCTCGCCAATGAAGCCGCTGCGGTCCAGGAATTCACCGGCGGACGATTTATCCTCGGTCTCGGCACAGGCCATCGCGAGGGCAATTCCGCGCTGGGAATCGAAATGGGAATACCGCTGACCAGGATGCGCGAAACGGTGAAGACTCTTCGCGCCGCGCTCGAGGGGGGCAAGACCGGGCCGCGCGTCAGCACGAAGCTGCCACTTTATCTGGCGGGGGTATCGCGCCCGATGGTAAAGCTGGCCGGCGAAATCGGAGACGGCGTCATTTTCAACTTCTTTCCACCGGCGCGGGTCAAGGCAGCGCTCGGCGAGTTGGCCGAGGGCGCACAAATCGGCGGCCGCGACGCCAAACAGATCGAGCCGACGCTGTTTGCGACCGCGTTTATTTCCGATGATCTCGAAGCCGCGCGTCGTCCCGCGCGCAAACTTCTGTCCCGCTACGGCGCGCTCAAGTTTTACGGCAACATGATGGCGCATTCGGGATTCGAGCGGGAAATCGCAGCTATTCGCGCCGCCGGGCGGGACGGCGAGGCGGCCGTCAAGGCGGTCAGCAACGAACTGATCGATGCGACCCTGCTGGTCGGCTCGGAAGCTCGCGTTCGCGAGCGACTGCAGGAGCTATGCGCGCCGGGAATTGGCACTGCGATCGTATTCACGAATCCGGTCAATGAAGATCGCAACGCTGCCGTGATGCGGACGATTCGCGCGCTCAAGCAATAGCGCAGATTCGCTGGCGCGCTTACGGTATTTCCTCTTGCTCGTTGACCTTGCCGCGGGCGAGTGCGACGCGATCGAAGAAACGCCGGATACGCTTGGCGTTGACCCCGAAATCGCCGATCCCGTCGCGCGATTTCGAGCGCATCTCGATCAGGCTTACGCCGTCGGGAGTCGGCCGAATCTGGATCACGACATCATCCTGGAAATGGAACAGCCGCGAAGTCGCGACGACCTCGAGGGTATTCTTGGCCGCATCGGAATAGGTGATCTTCCACGTAGGCACGCCGTGGGCGACCTCTGTTACGCGCGCGAATTCCGCCGACGGTTCGAGGCGCTCCTTGATCGGACCGATCAGGCCATAACCGGCCCGCTGCTTAATCGCGTATTTCGCTTTGTTGTACTTCATGTCGCGGTTCGGTTCATGCTGCAGCTTCTGGGCGAAAACGAACTCGGGCGGATTGTCGAAATCGGTAGTGATGTCGTTGATGGCCGGATACTTCAAACTGCGCACCACGGTCACGATTAACGGCAACGCGATCAGCAGGCATACCGCCGTGCCCACCAAAGCTCGATTGTGCCCGGCTCGCAATTGAGGCTTGCGCGTTATGAAAACAGCGACGAACCCGACCAGCGCTCCCATGATGCTCAGCAGAAACCCGAGCGCGAACAATTGGAAACCCATGAACGGCGCAAACAGGTAGAAGTGAGCGCCAACAATGCCTGCCGCGATCAGCGCAATCGCCAACAGTGCGTCGAAGAAGGCCAGCCATGCAAAAATCATCCGTTGTTCTCCCGTAAGAGATTGGCGGTTACGCCCGGACGCCTAGTTCCTGATTCCGCGCACCACAAACTGCGGCAATACGAACAGAAACGATCCTCCGGCGACGGCGCGATCGATCTCGGCGAACCAACCCTCGACCTCGGCCGCCACGACCTTGCCGGAGTCGCGCGCATACCGCGCAAAACTGGCCTTGAGCATCGGCATTGAGCGTCCGGCGGTATCCGCGCCGGCGTGAATCTCGACTTTCACCTCGCCAAGACCGGCCGCGTGAAACAGCCGATAGAGCTGGCGCCCGATCTGCGGCTCCTTGATCGCAATCGTCTTCGAGGCGGCCAGAATTCGATCGGTGCGCGCGCGCGCCGCGGGACCGATATCGAGCGCGAGCATGTCCCAGTCGCTATCGACCGCGACCACCACCCCGCCCGGCGCCGTCACTCGCGCCATTTCCGCGACAGTATCGGCTGCGGAATCGACATACTCAAGAACATTTTTACACCAGACGCGGTCGAATGAGGCGTCTGGAAACGGGAGCGGCGGAAAGGCGCTTTGCACGAACTCCGCTGCCACCTTTGCCTCGCGCGCGCGAGCGCCAGATCGCTCGACGAACTCGGCGTTGATATCGACGCCCGTCACCTTCCCGCCGGGAGCCACGCGCCGTGCAAGTTCGACCGCGGTGTGGCCGGGTCCGGAGCCAACATCGAGTACGCGCAAACCGGCCTTAAGATCGAGCGGACGCAGAAGCGGTTCCATCGCAGGATGAAACGCAAGGATCTTGTCGTATGCGCTGTGGCGGTCGGAGTCGATATCGACCCAGTGCTGCTTGTAGTAGGGCTCGGCCATGACCAATTGCCGCTCAGACGAGGCGGAGTTCCTTCATCACGATGCGCAACTTCTCCGCGGGGCCTGCGGTCATCGGTACCAACGGCATCCGCAATTCGTTGGCGCACTTGCCCATGAACGCGAGCGCCTGCTTGACGGGAATCGGATTCGTTTCGACGAACAGCGCACGCATCAGCGGGATCAATCGGTAATGGATCTCGCGCGCCTTGGGGAAATCGCCGCCGAGCGCGACGGCCGCAAGATCGTGCATCTCGCGCGGAATTACGTTGCCGCTCGTCGAGATCACACCCTTGGCGCCAAGTGCGATTAGCGGCAGTGTCAAGCCGTCGTCGCCGGAAAAGATCGCGAGCCGGTCGCCGCACAGCTTGAGGATATCCGACGACTGATCCATCGAGCCCGATGCTTCCTTGACGCCAACGATGTTCTTGATTTCGCTGAGTCGCGCAAAGGTCTCGGGCGCGATGTTCGAGGCGGTGCGACCGGGGATGTTGTACACGAACAGCGGGAGGTCCACGCTCGCCGCGATCATCTTGTAGTGCCTGAAGATGCCGTCCTGGGTGGGCTTGTTGTAATAGGGCGATAGCAATAGCGCGCCGTCCGCACCCATTTCGCGCGCAGCCGCGGTCAGCCGAATCGCTTCCGCAGTCGAGTTCGAGCCGGTGCCCGCAATTACCGGGACGCGCTTTCGCACCTGCTCGATCGTTAGCTTGACTACGTTGTCATGCTCGGAGTGGGTGAGCGTGGCGGATTCCCCGGTCGAGCCGCACGGGACCAGCCCGTCGATTCCGCTCTGGATTTGCCATTCGATAAGCTCGCGCAACGCGGGCGCGTCCACCTCGCCATCGCGAAATGGCGTAACCAGCGCCGTCAGTGCCCCATTGAACATCGTTCGAAGCCTCCCGCTTTATTCAACTCACCGGGACCATCTCGTCCGCGCCCAGCTCGACCTGGCCGCGAAAAACCTCGACGGCGTCGCCGGTCATGAAGACGTGATTCGCATCGGCTCCGCCGGCGCGCCATTCGATTTCAAGGTTGCCGCCGCGCAACTCTACCGTCGCGGTCCGCTCGGAGTGATTTGTCAGAACCGCCGCGACCAGGGCCGCGCATGCTCCGGTGCCGCAGGCCCAGGTCTCGCCCGAGCCGCGCTCCCACACGCGCATCTTGAGATTGCGGCGCGAGAGGGCCCTGATGAACTCGGTATTTACGCCGCGGGGAAAGAACGGATGATGCTCAAACTTGCGGCCCAGCTCTGCGAAATCGCGATCCTGCAGCTTGAATACGCCGTCATCGGCAACGAATACGACGCAATGCGGATTGCCCATCGATACCGCCGTGATCGACTCGCACATGCCTGCGACATCCAGTGGATAGTCGATAATTCGGCCGACCGCATCGACCGGGATGTCGCGGCCTTCGAGGATCGGCTCGCCCATGTCCACCGTCGCGCCGACTACGCGGCGGCGTTCCAGCCGCAGCTCGACCGTCTTGAGCCCGGCGTTCGTCTCCACGACCATCGGGTTGGCGCGCACCAGGCCGCGCTCGAAGGCAAGCCGCGCAAGGCATCGGATTCCGTTGCCGCACATGCCGCCGCGGCTTCCGTCCGCGTTGTACATCTCCATTCGTATGTCGGCGTTGCTTGACGGCGCGAGCATGATTAGACCGTCGCCGCCTACGCCAAAGTGGCGGTCAGAAAGTTTGACCGAAAGTGCCGCCGGGTCGGCGGGACGCGCGTGCAAAGCAACGATGTAGATATAGTCGTTGCCGCATCCGTGCATCTTGGTGAATTCGAGCGTTGCCATCGCGTTTGTGCGCTCTCACGCCGGCTTGAGGGTAACTATATGTTCGCCGCGGATCAGGTCCTCGAAGCTCTCGCGCTCGCGAATCACGTGCACTTCGGCGCCGTCGACCATGACCTCGGGCGCGCGCGGGCGGCTGTTGTAGTTCGACGACATGACGAAGCCATAAGCGCCGGCGCTCATCACTGCCAGCAGGTCGCCCTCCTCGGGCTCGGCCATCTCGCGCTCGCGCGCGAAGAAATCGCCGCTCTCGCAAACCGGACCAACGATGTCCGCCGTCACGGTCTTGCCGGGCCTGCGGCGATCGACGGGAACGATTGCGTGATACGCCTGGTAGAGCACGGGGCGAATCAAGTCGTTCATCGCGCCGTCGATAACGACGAAGCGCTTCACGTCGGTCTGCTTGTTATAGAGGACTCGCGTCACCAACACGCCCGCGTTGCCGACCATAACCCGTCCCGGCTCGGTGATTATCTTGAGCCCCAGCCCCGCGATCGGCTTGAGCAGAGCGTGCGCGTATTCCGAGGGCGGCGGTAACTGCTCCTGATAGGAGATTCCGAGACCGCCGCCGAGATCCAGATACTTGAGCGCGATTCCCGCGCTGCGCAGCCGCCCGACAATCGCGGCAACCTTCCGTCCCGCTTCGGCAAACGGCGCCATCTCGGTTATCTGCGAGCCGATATGCGTGCTCAGACCGACGATTTCAAGCTGCGCCAGCGCGCTCGCTTCCACATAGTATTCGTCCACCTGCGAGAGCGGCACGCCGAACTTGCTGTCGCGATGGCCGGTGGAAATGTGCGGATGCGTGCCCGGGTCGAGATCGGGATTCACGCGCAGGCTGACTGGCGCGCGACGCTTCATCCTGCCCGCAACCTCGGCCACGCGATGCAGTTCCGGGCGCGACTCGACGTTGATCATCAGGATGCCGGCTTCGAGCGCAGCCGCGATCTCCTCGTCGGTCTTGCCGACGCCGGAGAAGACAATCTTGCATGGGTCCGCGCCGATTCGCAGGCATCGCATCAGCTCGCCGACCGAGACGATATCGAATCCCGCGCCCATCGAGGCGAACAATTTCAGGATGCTCAGATTCGAGAGCGCCTTCATCGCGTAGCAGACCAAATGGTCGGTGCCGGCGAAGGCCTCGTCGAAGACCCGGAAATGCCGCCTGAGCGTGCGCGCGCTATATACGAAAAAAGGCGTGTTGATTCGCCGCGCCAAATCGGCGATCGGCACGTCCTCGGCATACAGCTGATCGTTGCGGTATTCGAAGTAGTTCATTGCGATGTGGCGTCGGTCACGCGGCTGCTTTGCTCGCTCGACGGCGGTGCGATGGGTGAAGGATCGTTTCTATCATAGAGCAGCCCGGCGAATAAACGGACGCTCGCCGCAGTTGCGCTCGCGCCCGCGGTTATCGCAGCGGTACTGGCGTGGGCAGCACGAAATTTTCCGGGTTCGGCGGAGCCGATGCACCCTTGCGCACGACCGTCACATCGTTGGACGGCTGGCTGACGTAGCCGTCGGTGGTGCTGGAAGTCACCTGGTAATGATAGGTCTTGCCCATGACGGTCGCACCGTCGATGAAGGTAAAAGTGCGTTGTGCCTGGAATCGCCCTTCATCATGCACCTGGATGTCGCCAATCTTCTCGACCGGCTTACCCTCTTGGGCGCGCGAGATTGTAAAGCCGCCCAAGTCGCGCATCTTCTGGCCGCTGGCGTAATTTTCGGGTCGATCCCAGGTCAGCCGAATTCCATCTTTCGTATTGGCGGCCTCGAGGCCGAGGATTTTCTCGGGACGCGCCGCCTCCGGCGATATTGGCGGCGACTTCACGCCGCATCCGAGGAACGCCGCGCTTGCAAGCGCGGCAATCATGAGCGCAAACGTCAGCCACTTCGCACGGTTGGTTTCCCGATTCATCGGCGTCCCAGCTCCTTGAGGCGGCGCTTGACTGTGGACGGCGCCGGACCGCCTTCGATCGTACGCCGGGCGACCGAGTTCTCGGCTCGAAGAATCGCGATCGCGTCGGCGCCAAACGCGCTGGAATGCCGCCTCAACTGCGCGATGCTCAAGTCCTCGAGCGTGCTGCCCGCTTCGGCCGTCTCGCGGACTATCGCGCCGGCGATTTCATGCGCCCGGCGAAACGCAGTGCCGCGACTGACCAGGTATTCCGCGAGGTCTGTGGCCAGCGCAAATCCTCCCGCTGCCGCTCGCATGCGTTTGGTATCAAACCGCAGTTTCGGCCAGAACTTCGCCAGCAGTTCGAGCGCCGGCTTGAGCGCGTCGAGCGCGTCGAACACACGCTCCTTGTCTTCCTGCAAGTCCGAGTTATAGGCCAGCGGGAGGCCCTTCAAAACCGTCAGCATCGCGACCAAATCGCCGATTACCCGGCCAGTCTTGCCGCGGACCAGTTCGAGCAGATCAGGATTCTTTTTCTGCGGCATCATCGAGCTGCCGGTCGAAAATTCATCGGGCAACGCCGCGAATCCGAACTCTGTGCTTGTCCAGAGAATTATTTCTTCGCTCATCCGCGACAGATGCACCTGCGTGAGCGCGGCGGCCGAAAGAAAATCCACCGCGAAGTCGCGATCCGACACCGCGTCCATGCTGTTGGCGGTGATCGCCTTGAAGCCCAACGCCCGCGCGACCATCCGGCGGTCCAGCGGCAGCGTCGTCCCCGCCAAAGCGCCTGCGCCCAGCGGCATGATCGCCGTGCGCGCCGCGGACTGCTCAAAGCGCTCGCGATCCCGGCCAAGCATCTCGACGTAGGCGAGCAAATGATGCGCGAGCGTGACCGGCTGCGCGCGTTGCAAATGCGTATAGCCCGGCATGATCGTGGCGACGTGGCGCCTGGCGAGCCGAATCAGTACGGCGCGAAGCCTGGCGACCAGCGCGATCACGCCGGCAATCTCGTCGCGGAGATAGAGCCGCAGGTCGAGCGCAACCTGATCGTTGCGCGAACGCCCGGTGTGCAGCTTGCGCCCGGGTTCACCAATCAGCGCGATCAGCCGGCGCTCGACCGCCAGGTGGATGTCTTCATCGGCGATGTCGAACTTGAAGCGTCCATCCGCGATTTCACTTTCGATCCGCTCGAGTCCGCCAACGATTGCACGCAACTCGCCCGGCTTGAGCAGTCCGGCCTGCTCGAGCATCCGCGCGTGCGCGATCGACCCGCGAATATCGTGCCGGAAAAGCCGCCGGTCGAAGGGCAACGACGCGGTGAAGGCTTCGACCTCGGGGATGCGGCCGCGCGCAAATCTTCCCCGGATGAGATTGCGCGCCGCGGCGCCGGCTGGCGCCGCCTTAAGGTTCTTTTTCTGGCCGCGACGCACTTTCACTTTTTTACTCTTTCACTGTGAAACGATCGCAGTCATCCGCCGCGGGCAATCCGCGACAAGCTCCACGCGCTTCAGTTGGCGGGCCGCAATTGGCAGGTACATCCGCGTGCCGCACAGCTCATCGAACCGTCGGGATGGGTGATATGGACGTCCATCTTGTGATGGCAGTGATCGCAATCTCCCGTGCGCGGACGGGGCACCAGCTTGGGCTGTGTTCGCGGCGGCTTGAACTGGATGACCTTGCCCAACTCGATGCGTCCTTCGATGATCGATTTGACGATCAGCTCTTGGTGCCCACACGAGCCAGCGCGCGAAGCCTCACGCCCGCGAGCCTGATGAATCCGTCGGCGTCGGCCTGATTGAACCCGCCCGCTTCCTCGAAACTCGCGATCTTCGGATCATACAGGGAGTTCGGCGATTTGCGCCCGGCGATCCATACGCCGCCCTTGAAGAGCTTCAGCCGCGCGACTCCGCTCACGTTTTTCTGCGTATCATCCATCAGCGCCTGCAGCGCCTCACGCTCGGGCGCAAACCAATATCCGTAATACACCATTTCCGCGTAGCGTGGGATAAGCGAGTCGCGCAGATGCATCACCTCGCGGTCGAGCGTGAGCTGCTCAACCGCACGGTGCCCATGGGAAAGAATCGTCACCCCGGGAGTCTCATAGACTCCGCGCGATTTGATTCCGACGTAGCGATTCTCCACCAAATCGACCCGACCGATCCCGTGGCGACCCGCGATTTCGTTGGCGCGCTCGATAATCCGCGCGGGCGCGAGCCGCGCTCCATTGATTGCGACCGGATTGCCGCCGGCGTATTCGATTTCGACGTACTCAGGCTTGTTCGGCGCGTCTTCGGCGGAGACGGTAATTCGGAACATGTCGTTGTAAGGCTCGCGCCACGGGTCCTCGAGGATACCGCCCTCGTAGCTGACATGGACCATGTTGCGATCCATCGAGTACGGCTTCTCGGCGGTCACGGGCACGGGAATCTTCTTTTGGTTGGCGTAGGCGACCATGTCGGCGCGGCCTCTGAACGGCCAATCGAGACGGCGCCACGGCGCGACGATCTTGAGATCCGGCGCAAGCCGCGCATACGTCAGCTCGAATCGCACCTGGTCGTTACCCTTGCCGGTGGCGCCGTGGGCGACAGCGTCGGCGCCTTCCTCGCGCGCTATCTCCACCTGCTGCTTG
Coding sequences:
- the dapF gene encoding diaminopimelate epimerase, giving the protein MATLEFTKMHGCGNDYIYIVALHARPADPAALSVKLSDRHFGVGGDGLIMLAPSSNADIRMEMYNADGSRGGMCGNGIRCLARLAFERGLVRANPMVVETNAGLKTVELRLERRRVVGATVDMGEPILEGRDIPVDAVGRIIDYPLDVAGMCESITAVSMGNPHCVVFVADDGVFKLQDRDFAELGRKFEHHPFFPRGVNTEFIRALSRRNLKMRVWERGSGETWACGTGACAALVAAVLTNHSERTATVELRGGNLEIEWRAGGADANHVFMTGDAVEVFRGQVELGADEMVPVS
- a CDS encoding methyltransferase domain-containing protein; the protein is MAEPYYKQHWVDIDSDRHSAYDKILAFHPAMEPLLRPLDLKAGLRVLDVGSGPGHTAVELARRVAPGGKVTGVDINAEFVERSGARAREAKVAAEFVQSAFPPLPFPDASFDRVWCKNVLEYVDSAADTVAEMARVTAPGGVVVAVDSDWDMLALDIGPAARARTDRILAASKTIAIKEPQIGRQLYRLFHAAGLGEVKVEIHAGADTAGRSMPMLKASFARYARDSGKVVAAEVEGWFAEIDRAVAGGSFLFVLPQFVVRGIRN
- the lysA gene encoding diaminopimelate decarboxylase translates to MNYFEYRNDQLYAEDVPIADLARRINTPFFVYSARTLRRHFRVFDEAFAGTDHLVCYAMKALSNLSILKLFASMGAGFDIVSVGELMRCLRIGADPCKIVFSGVGKTDEEIAAALEAGILMINVESRPELHRVAEVAGRMKRRAPVSLRVNPDLDPGTHPHISTGHRDSKFGVPLSQVDEYYVEASALAQLEIVGLSTHIGSQITEMAPFAEAGRKVAAIVGRLRSAGIALKYLDLGGGLGISYQEQLPPPSEYAHALLKPIAGLGLKIITEPGRVMVGNAGVLVTRVLYNKQTDVKRFVVIDGAMNDLIRPVLYQAYHAIVPVDRRRPGKTVTADIVGPVCESGDFFAREREMAEPEEGDLLAVMSAGAYGFVMSSNYNSRPRAPEVMVDGAEVHVIRERESFEDLIRGEHIVTLKPA
- a CDS encoding LLM class flavin-dependent oxidoreductase, with product MAKTALACTILPDSPPARLIEWSRAAEDAGFAGVFMTEANNDSIACSLALGLHTKRIKLGTAITNIYLRHPNLLANEAAAVQEFTGGRFILGLGTGHREGNSALGIEMGIPLTRMRETVKTLRAALEGGKTGPRVSTKLPLYLAGVSRPMVKLAGEIGDGVIFNFFPPARVKAALGELAEGAQIGGRDAKQIEPTLFATAFISDDLEAARRPARKLLSRYGALKFYGNMMAHSGFEREIAAIRAAGRDGEAAVKAVSNELIDATLLVGSEARVRERLQELCAPGIGTAIVFTNPVNEDRNAAVMRTIRALKQ
- the dapA gene encoding 4-hydroxy-tetrahydrodipicolinate synthase yields the protein MFNGALTALVTPFRDGEVDAPALRELIEWQIQSGIDGLVPCGSTGESATLTHSEHDNVVKLTIEQVRKRVPVIAGTGSNSTAEAIRLTAAAREMGADGALLLSPYYNKPTQDGIFRHYKMIAASVDLPLFVYNIPGRTASNIAPETFARLSEIKNIVGVKEASGSMDQSSDILKLCGDRLAIFSGDDGLTLPLIALGAKGVISTSGNVIPREMHDLAAVALGGDFPKAREIHYRLIPLMRALFVETNPIPVKQALAFMGKCANELRMPLVPMTAGPAEKLRIVMKELRLV
- a CDS encoding argininosuccinate synthase, yielding MAAEEIKKLVLAYSGGLDTSVILRWIKDRFGCEVIAYCADIGQGDETEGLEAKALKTGASKLHIVDLREEFARDFVFPMMRANAVYEGYYLLGTAIARPMIAKQQVEIAREEGADAVAHGATGKGNDQVRFELTYARLAPDLKIVAPWRRLDWPFRGRADMVAYANQKKIPVPVTAEKPYSMDRNMVHVSYEGGILEDPWREPYNDMFRITVSAEDAPNKPEYVEIEYAGGNPVAINGARLAPARIIERANEIAGRHGIGRVDLVENRYVGIKSRGVYETPGVTILSHGHRAVEQLTLDREVMHLRDSLIPRYAEMVYYGYWFAPEREALQALMDDTQKNVSGVARLKLFKGGVWIAGRKSPNSLYDPKIASFEEAGGFNQADADGFIRLAGVRLRALARVGTKS
- the argH gene encoding argininosuccinate lyase, which produces MKVRRGQKKNLKAAPAGAAARNLIRGRFARGRIPEVEAFTASLPFDRRLFRHDIRGSIAHARMLEQAGLLKPGELRAIVGGLERIESEIADGRFKFDIADEDIHLAVERRLIALIGEPGRKLHTGRSRNDQVALDLRLYLRDEIAGVIALVARLRAVLIRLARRHVATIMPGYTHLQRAQPVTLAHHLLAYVEMLGRDRERFEQSAARTAIMPLGAGALAGTTLPLDRRMVARALGFKAITANSMDAVSDRDFAVDFLSAAALTQVHLSRMSEEIILWTSTEFGFAALPDEFSTGSSMMPQKKNPDLLELVRGKTGRVIGDLVAMLTVLKGLPLAYNSDLQEDKERVFDALDALKPALELLAKFWPKLRFDTKRMRAAAGGFALATDLAEYLVSRGTAFRRAHEIAGAIVRETAEAGSTLEDLSIAQLRRHSSAFGADAIAILRAENSVARRTIEGGPAPSTVKRRLKELGRR
- a CDS encoding DUF1499 domain-containing protein yields the protein MIFAWLAFFDALLAIALIAAGIVGAHFYLFAPFMGFQLFALGFLLSIMGALVGFVAVFITRKPQLRAGHNRALVGTAVCLLIALPLIVTVVRSLKYPAINDITTDFDNPPEFVFAQKLQHEPNRDMKYNKAKYAIKQRAGYGLIGPIKERLEPSAEFARVTEVAHGVPTWKITYSDAAKNTLEVVATSRLFHFQDDVVIQIRPTPDGVSLIEMRSKSRDGIGDFGVNAKRIRRFFDRVALARGKVNEQEEIP